In the Sander lucioperca isolate FBNREF2018 chromosome 24, SLUC_FBN_1.2, whole genome shotgun sequence genome, ctccCTTGCCTTCTCCCTCgccttcttcctctccctcgCCCTCTCCCTCGCCTTCTTCCTCGCCTTCTTCCTCGCCctcttcctcgtcctcttcctcgcCTTTTTCCTCACCTTCTTCTTCGCCctcttcctcgtcctcttcctcgcCTTTTTCCTCGCCTTCTTCCTCGCCTTCTCCCTCTTCCTCGCCctcttcctcgtcctcttcctcgcCTTTTTCCTCACCTTCTTCTTCGCCCTCTTCCTCGCCCTCTCCCTCGCCTTCTTCCTCACCTTCTTCCTCACCCTCTTCCTCGCCTTCTTCCTCACCTTCTTCCTCGCCCTCTCCCTCgccttcttcttctccctcttccTCGCCCTCTCCCTCGCCTTCTTCCTCACCTGCTTCCTCACCCTCTTCCTCGCCTTCTTCCTCACCTTCTTCCTCGCCCTCTCCCTCGCCTTCTTCCTCGCCTTCTTCCTTGCCCTCTTCCTCACCTTTTTCCTCgccttcttcctctccctctccctcttcctctccctcttcctctctctctccctcgccctcttcctcgtcctcttcctcgcCCTCTTCCTCGCCCGCCTCTCTCAGGCGttggagaggcagagagaaatcTCCGACATCGTTCGGATCGAACGTGACCGGCTCAGAGACGAAGTCGTCCGACTCCGAGACTTACTGAAGGTACTCGGAGGAGCACCTGGCTGTGATGTGCGACATCACACAGAGAAAGTCCTCTCATTGGTTATTGATGGACAGGTGAATGACCTGATGATTTCTTCCCTAACAGGAACACGGCGTCGTGGTCACCTCTCCTGAGGTCTCCACCAACGGGGAGACGGGGCAGGGCGAAGCCGAGGATGATGTCAGCGCAGAAACAGCCTCCCGATTGGCTCAGGAAATGTCTCCTGCTGGCAGAGAGAGCATGCTGGGTaagaagaaatgtgtgtgtgtgtgtgtttgtgtgtgtgtgtgtgtgtgttccaatagttaaaaacagatttaatcaaaacaaacaataacatGACAGTTTTAATAAATTGATGAAGGTAATTTTGTCATATTTTGGAATAAATGATCTCCATGTCTGAATGTTTAACACATGCATGCCACTTACACAATACTTGTTTAATTTTCTGATGAGAACATTTGGTGACTTCTATCAACTAAGCGTCATGTTTAGGTTGGATGTTTTTAGGTTGGAtgttttaaccctctgaggaccaGAGACGCTCCGGGGCGTCTAAGCGACGTACGACAAAACTCTGACTCAAAAAGCGTTATTAcaacatttcaacatttatttactatttgaATAATTTTTAACCCTAaagactttggtaaactcatttaaagcatcacagacagacacacatgtatatacacacacacacacacacacacacacagagacacatacatacagacacacacacatgcacagacacacatacacacacacaagttaaggtttgttttttagaaagagatttgaggaatttcaaagaGCCAACATCAACGTTTCAGCTTTTGCACCAAATTATCTCTTCACACGTTTCTCTGGGACAGATTTGGGCGTCTCTATACGTAAAGCTGAGTTagttctgaacattttgttaTGAAACACACGGGGATCAGTGTTATAGAAATActctaaaaagataaataagaagATGTGTGAatatgcccttagacctcagtgGGTTAAAATGTAGCATCTACCTTCCAACACATCAGCATCATCCTGAAGACTGAAACAAGAACTCTCCTTTAATTCTTCTGTGATCAAGACGTTAATTCTTCTGTCGTCGGTTCGGGCTAATTCCCAACATCTTTACCGTTAAATTCTCCGTTTGGTCGTCCAATCTTTTCTTCATGATCTTTCAGGGAAAGTTCGGAAGCAACAGCCAGCAGAGGGCAGCGAACTCCCGCAGGACGACAGGAAATACAACCGCTGTTCCCAGTCTCGTAACGCAATATCCACCGGCGACCAAACCAAAATGGAAGCTTTAAAACAAGTGAAGGGGTTCGTTGAACAGGCCAgagaacaaacagaaaaacaaccaCGTAGGAACAAGAACGCAAGGAAACTACCACGAAACAGAGGAAGTGAAAAGGATCCAACCAAAAAGTTTGACATCAGACGCCAAGGAAAAACTTTGTTTACAAAACAACCAATGGAAATTGAGCTAGGAACGTGTGAGCCGAAATCTTCCGTCGCCCGATTTATTGTTGTGACTCAAGACAATTCCTCTGAACGTCCGGAATGTTCCTCTGAACGTCCGGAATGTTCCTCTGAACGTCCGGAATGTTCCTCTGAACGTCCCGAATGTTCCTCTGAACGTCCGGAATGTTCCTCTGAACTTCTGGAATGTTCCTCTGGACTTCCGGAATGTTCCTCTGGACTTCTGGAATGTTCCTCTGGACTTCCGGAATGTTCCTCTGAACTTCTGGAATGTTCCTCTGGACTTCCGGAATGTTGCTTTGAACTTCCGGAATGTTCCTCTGAACGCCCCGAATGTAACGACCAGACGGATACATCAAAGTCGTCCATTAAATTAGTCCCAGGTGAGATGTGGAAGGACTGGAGTAGTTTGAAAAATAAGATTCGAAGCATGCTGAAAGGGTTTGTTGAAAAACAGAGTTGTGCAGCTAAAATCTCAAGAAAATTCCCGGACGTCCCAGAATCTCTCAATCGATGGATTTCAGATTTCGTAGACTTGGCTGCGGAGGATGAAGTGCCTTTGGAGGACTTAACAGCAGGAAGTAAAAGAACAGCAGATCCTGAAAGTGAGGCGCAGAGCGCTGCTGGACATTCGACGATAGTTAAAGACCGTTCGGTCTCAGAAATGTTCGAAGTAGCATCTCTGGAGGTACATCCACAAACCTATCCAAGGAAAGTTTGTGAAGACGTTCAGGAGCCTCGAGCAAGTGCTGACCAAGACGCAACAGGAAGTACCTCAGGAGGCATTCCTAGAATGTATAATTTTTCGCTGAAAGTCACTGAATCTTCTCCAGAAGAAACGCCCGGTGCGAACTCAGTTGACATAGAAGATGAAAAGCAAAGTCAGAGCGATCCAGCAGTGATGAGCTGGTCTGAGGAAATAGTTTTTGTTGAATTTTACTTTGCCGAACCTGCAAAACCCAAACGTGTTCCTGTTGAAGAAGTTGTTGAGACGCAACTCAGTAGGCGTCGAACACTATCGACAAACTCTCAAAGTTCAACGGTCAAACGGCTTTTAGAAATGACTGCAGATGAAATCAAGGCGATGGCAGTTCCAGAGCTGCTGTTGATGAGCCTACAGGAAGGGATAATTGAGGATCAATGTATTGTCGAGTCAAAAGGATCGACTGCTGAGGATCAGGAGGAGCTGTCGGTCGGAGACTTGGACAGCTGCGAGGAGGCGGCGGCAATGCAACAACAACCAGCGGTCGAGGCTGTTGTTGGAGATGTTTCAGAGGCGAGCAGCGTGAAAAACCTGAGTAAAAGGAGAGGATTCGGTTTGCGCAGCAGGAAATACGAACACAAAACTGACTGCAAGATTTCATagattaacaaaaaacaaactgaaatctgaaaaacagctgcaaagattatAGATCAATCGGTTAGTTGTCTACTAAATTGAGTTTGAGTCAGTTTATAAGGAAAGTCTGATTCCagtttgttaaatgtgaatatgttctagtttcttcactcctctgtgacagtaaactaaataCTTTTAAGTTGTCGACAAAACAACATTTGAGGACATTGAGAAAGATTTATCGgcaatgaaaataatagttaaCATGATTGACTTCACAAGATTGGTTAGATTTGGACATATAaccttttctattttttatgttATAAGGCCATTTATGCCACAAACTGTACCCTGACTActtggggtcagccctatgttcccactgccctatgttcccactgcccaatggtcccacagccctatgttcccactgccctatggtcccacagccctatgttcccactgcCCTATGCTTCCACTGCCCTAtgctcccacagccctatggtcccacagcccaatggtcccacagccctatgttcccacagcccagtggtcccacagccctatgttcctacagccaatgttcccacagcccaatgttcccacagccctatgttcctacagccaatgttcccacagccctatgttcccacagccctatgttcccacagccctatgttcctacagccaaATATtctcacagcccaatgttcccacagccctatgttcctacagccctatgttcccacagccctatgttcccacagccctatgttcccacagccctatgttcctacagccaaATATtctcacagcccaatgttcccacagccctatgttcctacagccctatgttcccaccaCCCTGTgttcacagccctatgttcccacagccctacgtTCCCACTGCCCTATTTTCCCAGGGTTAGTGTTGgctggggttagggttagttaccAGATTTAGCTAAAAGCTACATTCCAtatgtagtccattgctactggataataggttgggtgtaattggctaccaaattgggagaaacggggataaaatctgatacaaatatATGAAAaggaaatatgggaacatagggcctgattttggaaaaaaaaatcttagaactgtgggaacatagggctgtgggaacataggctgTGGGAAGATGATGTGTTTAGTGTCAGCTACAAGCGATGGATAAAGGGCTTTCACACAGGGAGTGACGCTTGGCCTGCGTAGTCGCGTGGATCTTGCGCTCCTCCTGTGAAGGACAACGCTCCGCGAGTAAACGCCAGGCGATCAATGTGTGGTAACCATGGAGATACTAAGCACTACTGTATCCCTGCCGTACATCTGAATGAGATTAGCTGACAGTGGGAACATATATCTCTAATCACAGGctgatttataacaaatagtgGTAATACTAGCCTTCCCTAACCACAGACTGTTGTTATTGTtgatagctaacgttagcttaattaGCATAGTCATAATTACGGACGTTACTCGATAAATCCAGTCTTGGCCGTTGCTCTGACAAGCAGACGCCCGGCTGTCTATGTCCTGATAACTGTTTAgaaaacagttttatattttagtgAACTCACAAACAGAAGAATCCGTAATTTGTTCAACACAATTCATGTCAATTtcaattcagtgtgtgtgtgtgtgtgtgtgtgtgtgtgtgtgtgtgtgtgtgtgtgtgtgtgtgtgtgtgtgtgtgtgtgtgtgtgtgtgtgtgtgtgacgagcACGAACATGAGTTTCACGGGATTGCGCCCGCTTGTCGTGTCGTCTGTCAAACTGCCCGCTCGCCtctcattgaaaatgaattagGCGGCGCGACAGTCGCTCCCCGTGT is a window encoding:
- the lrrfip1b gene encoding uncharacterized protein lrrfip1b isoform X1; amino-acid sequence: MGTQGPGRKRTPNREKLTAEDDALNQIAREAEARLAAKRAARAEARDIRMKELERQQKELSHSHKRYYGLDNKWGHIEQWMEDSERYSRPSRRHASMSDDEERMSVGSRGSLRPSDYSGFFGSGSRTSSRASSARASPVVEERPDRDFADKGSRTASTLSAATLASLGGASSRRGSCDTSFSVETEASIRDMKDSLAESEEKYRKAMVSIAQLHNEKSALMYQVETLKEELGDTEELLWESRRHCDDRSKECERERQAHRVLQFQFKEMEETLRQAEALLTEVSELRMKSSSYCQEVSDLQEVLQWKEKKMAALERQREISDIVRIERDRLRDEVVRLRDLLKEHGVVVTSPEVSTNGETGQGEAEDDVSAETASRLAQEMSPAGRESMLGKVRKQQPAEGSELPQDDRKYNRCSQSRNAISTGDQTKMEALKQVKGFVEQAREQTEKQPRRNKNARKLPRNRGSEKDPTKKFDIRRQGKTLFTKQPMEIELGTCEPKSSVARFIVVTQDNSSERPECSSERPECSSERPECSSERPECSSERPECSSELLECSSGLPECSSGLLECSSGLPECSSELLECSSGLPECCFELPECSSERPECNDQTDTSKSSIKLVPGEMWKDWSSLKNKIRSMLKGFVEKQSCAAKISRKFPDVPESLNRWISDFVDLAAEDEVPLEDLTAGSKRTADPESEAQSAAGHSTIVKDRSVSEMFEVASLEVHPQTYPRKVCEDVQEPRASADQDATGSTSGGIPRMYNFSLKVTESSPEETPGANSVDIEDEKQSQSDPAVMSWSEEIVFVEFYFAEPAKPKRVPVEEVVETQLSRRRTLSTNSQSSTVKRLLEMTADEIKAMAVPELLLMSLQEGIIEDQCIVESKGSTAEDQEELSVGDLDSCEEAAAMQQQPAVEAVVGDVSEASSVKNLSKRRGFGLRSRKYEHKTDCKIS
- the lrrfip1b gene encoding uncharacterized protein lrrfip1b isoform X7; protein product: MGTQGPGRKRTPNREKLTAEDDALNQIAREAEARLAAKRAARAEARDIRMKELERQQKEMSDDEERMSVGSRGSLRPSDYSGFFGSGSRTSSRASSARASPVVEERPDRDFADKGSRTASTLSAATLASLGGASSRRGSCDTSFSVETEASIRDMKDSLAESEEKYRKAMVSIAQLHNEKSALMYQVETLKEELGDTEELLWESRRHCDDRSKECERERQAHRVLQFQFKEMEETLRQAEALLTEVSELRMKSSSYCQEVSDLQEVLQWKEKKMAALERQREISDIVRIERDRLRDEVVRLRDLLKEHGVVVTSPEVSTNGETGQGEAEDDVSAETASRLAQEMSPAGRESMLGKVRKQQPAEGSELPQDDRKYNRCSQSRNAISTGDQTKMEALKQVKGFVEQAREQTEKQPRRNKNARKLPRNRGSEKDPTKKFDIRRQGKTLFTKQPMEIELGTCEPKSSVARFIVVTQDNSSERPECSSERPECSSERPECSSERPECSSERPECSSELLECSSGLPECSSGLLECSSGLPECSSELLECSSGLPECCFELPECSSERPECNDQTDTSKSSIKLVPGEMWKDWSSLKNKIRSMLKGFVEKQSCAAKISRKFPDVPESLNRWISDFVDLAAEDEVPLEDLTAGSKRTADPESEAQSAAGHSTIVKDRSVSEMFEVASLEVHPQTYPRKVCEDVQEPRASADQDATGSTSGGIPRMYNFSLKVTESSPEETPGANSVDIEDEKQSQSDPAVMSWSEEIVFVEFYFAEPAKPKRVPVEEVVETQLSRRRTLSTNSQSSTVKRLLEMTADEIKAMAVPELLLMSLQEGIIEDQCIVESKGSTAEDQEELSVGDLDSCEEAAAMQQQPAVEAVVGDVSEASSVKNLSKRRGFGLRSRKYEHKTDCKIS
- the lrrfip1b gene encoding uncharacterized protein lrrfip1b isoform X2 produces the protein MGTQGPGRKRTPNREKLTAEDDALNQIAREAEARLAAKRAARAEARDIRMKELERQQKERYYGLDNKWGHIEQWMEDSERYSRPSRRHASMSDDEERMSVGSRGSLRPSDYSGFFGSGSRTSSRASSARASPVVEERPDRDFADKGSRTASTLSAATLASLGGASSRRGSCDTSFSVETEASIRDMKDSLAESEEKYRKAMVSIAQLHNEKSALMYQVETLKEELGDTEELLWESRRHCDDRSKECERERQAHRVLQFQFKEMEETLRQAEALLTEVSELRMKSSSYCQEVSDLQEVLQWKEKKMAALERQREISDIVRIERDRLRDEVVRLRDLLKEHGVVVTSPEVSTNGETGQGEAEDDVSAETASRLAQEMSPAGRESMLGKVRKQQPAEGSELPQDDRKYNRCSQSRNAISTGDQTKMEALKQVKGFVEQAREQTEKQPRRNKNARKLPRNRGSEKDPTKKFDIRRQGKTLFTKQPMEIELGTCEPKSSVARFIVVTQDNSSERPECSSERPECSSERPECSSERPECSSERPECSSELLECSSGLPECSSGLLECSSGLPECSSELLECSSGLPECCFELPECSSERPECNDQTDTSKSSIKLVPGEMWKDWSSLKNKIRSMLKGFVEKQSCAAKISRKFPDVPESLNRWISDFVDLAAEDEVPLEDLTAGSKRTADPESEAQSAAGHSTIVKDRSVSEMFEVASLEVHPQTYPRKVCEDVQEPRASADQDATGSTSGGIPRMYNFSLKVTESSPEETPGANSVDIEDEKQSQSDPAVMSWSEEIVFVEFYFAEPAKPKRVPVEEVVETQLSRRRTLSTNSQSSTVKRLLEMTADEIKAMAVPELLLMSLQEGIIEDQCIVESKGSTAEDQEELSVGDLDSCEEAAAMQQQPAVEAVVGDVSEASSVKNLSKRRGFGLRSRKYEHKTDCKIS
- the lrrfip1b gene encoding uncharacterized protein lrrfip1b isoform X5 — protein: MGTQGPGRKRTPNREKLTAEDDALNQIAREAEARLAAKRAARAEARDIRMKELERQQKELSHSHKRYYGLDNKWGHIEQWMEDSERYSRPSRRHASMSDDEERMSVGSRGSLRVEERPDRDFADKGSRTASTLSAATLASLGGASSRRGSCDTSFSVETEASIRDMKDSLAESEEKYRKAMVSIAQLHNEKSALMYQVETLKEELGDTEELLWESRRHCDDRSKECERERQAHRVLQFQFKEMEETLRQAEALLTEVSELRMKSSSYCQEVSDLQEVLQWKEKKMAALERQREISDIVRIERDRLRDEVVRLRDLLKEHGVVVTSPEVSTNGETGQGEAEDDVSAETASRLAQEMSPAGRESMLGKVRKQQPAEGSELPQDDRKYNRCSQSRNAISTGDQTKMEALKQVKGFVEQAREQTEKQPRRNKNARKLPRNRGSEKDPTKKFDIRRQGKTLFTKQPMEIELGTCEPKSSVARFIVVTQDNSSERPECSSERPECSSERPECSSERPECSSERPECSSELLECSSGLPECSSGLLECSSGLPECSSELLECSSGLPECCFELPECSSERPECNDQTDTSKSSIKLVPGEMWKDWSSLKNKIRSMLKGFVEKQSCAAKISRKFPDVPESLNRWISDFVDLAAEDEVPLEDLTAGSKRTADPESEAQSAAGHSTIVKDRSVSEMFEVASLEVHPQTYPRKVCEDVQEPRASADQDATGSTSGGIPRMYNFSLKVTESSPEETPGANSVDIEDEKQSQSDPAVMSWSEEIVFVEFYFAEPAKPKRVPVEEVVETQLSRRRTLSTNSQSSTVKRLLEMTADEIKAMAVPELLLMSLQEGIIEDQCIVESKGSTAEDQEELSVGDLDSCEEAAAMQQQPAVEAVVGDVSEASSVKNLSKRRGFGLRSRKYEHKTDCKIS
- the lrrfip1b gene encoding uncharacterized protein lrrfip1b isoform X4; protein product: MGTQGPGRKRTPNREKLTAEDDALNQIAREAEARLAAKRAARAEARDIRMKELERQQKELSHSHKEDSERYSRPSRRHASMSDDEERMSVGSRGSLRPSDYSGFFGSGSRTSSRASSARASPVVEERPDRDFADKGSRTASTLSAATLASLGGASSRRGSCDTSFSVETEASIRDMKDSLAESEEKYRKAMVSIAQLHNEKSALMYQVETLKEELGDTEELLWESRRHCDDRSKECERERQAHRVLQFQFKEMEETLRQAEALLTEVSELRMKSSSYCQEVSDLQEVLQWKEKKMAALERQREISDIVRIERDRLRDEVVRLRDLLKEHGVVVTSPEVSTNGETGQGEAEDDVSAETASRLAQEMSPAGRESMLGKVRKQQPAEGSELPQDDRKYNRCSQSRNAISTGDQTKMEALKQVKGFVEQAREQTEKQPRRNKNARKLPRNRGSEKDPTKKFDIRRQGKTLFTKQPMEIELGTCEPKSSVARFIVVTQDNSSERPECSSERPECSSERPECSSERPECSSERPECSSELLECSSGLPECSSGLLECSSGLPECSSELLECSSGLPECCFELPECSSERPECNDQTDTSKSSIKLVPGEMWKDWSSLKNKIRSMLKGFVEKQSCAAKISRKFPDVPESLNRWISDFVDLAAEDEVPLEDLTAGSKRTADPESEAQSAAGHSTIVKDRSVSEMFEVASLEVHPQTYPRKVCEDVQEPRASADQDATGSTSGGIPRMYNFSLKVTESSPEETPGANSVDIEDEKQSQSDPAVMSWSEEIVFVEFYFAEPAKPKRVPVEEVVETQLSRRRTLSTNSQSSTVKRLLEMTADEIKAMAVPELLLMSLQEGIIEDQCIVESKGSTAEDQEELSVGDLDSCEEAAAMQQQPAVEAVVGDVSEASSVKNLSKRRGFGLRSRKYEHKTDCKIS
- the lrrfip1b gene encoding uncharacterized protein lrrfip1b isoform X8, with the translated sequence MGTQGPGRKRTPNREKLTAEDDALNQIAREAEARLAAKRAARAEARDIRMKELERQQKELSHSHKEDSERYSRPSRRHASMSDDEERMSVGSRGSLRVEERPDRDFADKGSRTASTLSAATLASLGGASSRRGSCDTSFSVETEASIRDMKDSLAESEEKYRKAMVSIAQLHNEKSALMYQVETLKEELGDTEELLWESRRHCDDRSKECERERQAHRVLQFQFKEMEETLRQAEALLTEVSELRMKSSSYCQEVSDLQEVLQWKEKKMAALERQREISDIVRIERDRLRDEVVRLRDLLKEHGVVVTSPEVSTNGETGQGEAEDDVSAETASRLAQEMSPAGRESMLGKVRKQQPAEGSELPQDDRKYNRCSQSRNAISTGDQTKMEALKQVKGFVEQAREQTEKQPRRNKNARKLPRNRGSEKDPTKKFDIRRQGKTLFTKQPMEIELGTCEPKSSVARFIVVTQDNSSERPECSSERPECSSERPECSSERPECSSERPECSSELLECSSGLPECSSGLLECSSGLPECSSELLECSSGLPECCFELPECSSERPECNDQTDTSKSSIKLVPGEMWKDWSSLKNKIRSMLKGFVEKQSCAAKISRKFPDVPESLNRWISDFVDLAAEDEVPLEDLTAGSKRTADPESEAQSAAGHSTIVKDRSVSEMFEVASLEVHPQTYPRKVCEDVQEPRASADQDATGSTSGGIPRMYNFSLKVTESSPEETPGANSVDIEDEKQSQSDPAVMSWSEEIVFVEFYFAEPAKPKRVPVEEVVETQLSRRRTLSTNSQSSTVKRLLEMTADEIKAMAVPELLLMSLQEGIIEDQCIVESKGSTAEDQEELSVGDLDSCEEAAAMQQQPAVEAVVGDVSEASSVKNLSKRRGFGLRSRKYEHKTDCKIS
- the lrrfip1b gene encoding uncharacterized protein lrrfip1b isoform X10; this translates as MGTQGPGRKRTPNREKLTAEDDALNQIAREAEARLAAKRAARAEARDIRMKELERQQKEMSDDEERMSVGSRGSLRVEERPDRDFADKGSRTASTLSAATLASLGGASSRRGSCDTSFSVETEASIRDMKDSLAESEEKYRKAMVSIAQLHNEKSALMYQVETLKEELGDTEELLWESRRHCDDRSKECERERQAHRVLQFQFKEMEETLRQAEALLTEVSELRMKSSSYCQEVSDLQEVLQWKEKKMAALERQREISDIVRIERDRLRDEVVRLRDLLKEHGVVVTSPEVSTNGETGQGEAEDDVSAETASRLAQEMSPAGRESMLGKVRKQQPAEGSELPQDDRKYNRCSQSRNAISTGDQTKMEALKQVKGFVEQAREQTEKQPRRNKNARKLPRNRGSEKDPTKKFDIRRQGKTLFTKQPMEIELGTCEPKSSVARFIVVTQDNSSERPECSSERPECSSERPECSSERPECSSERPECSSELLECSSGLPECSSGLLECSSGLPECSSELLECSSGLPECCFELPECSSERPECNDQTDTSKSSIKLVPGEMWKDWSSLKNKIRSMLKGFVEKQSCAAKISRKFPDVPESLNRWISDFVDLAAEDEVPLEDLTAGSKRTADPESEAQSAAGHSTIVKDRSVSEMFEVASLEVHPQTYPRKVCEDVQEPRASADQDATGSTSGGIPRMYNFSLKVTESSPEETPGANSVDIEDEKQSQSDPAVMSWSEEIVFVEFYFAEPAKPKRVPVEEVVETQLSRRRTLSTNSQSSTVKRLLEMTADEIKAMAVPELLLMSLQEGIIEDQCIVESKGSTAEDQEELSVGDLDSCEEAAAMQQQPAVEAVVGDVSEASSVKNLSKRRGFGLRSRKYEHKTDCKIS
- the lrrfip1b gene encoding uncharacterized protein lrrfip1b isoform X11, with amino-acid sequence MFGSSYFSLMSDDEERMSVGSRGSLRPSDYSGFFGSGSRTSSRASSARASPVVEERPDRDFADKGSRTASTLSAATLASLGGASSRRGSCDTSFSVETEASIRDMKDSLAESEEKYRKAMVSIAQLHNEKSALMYQVETLKEELGDTEELLWESRRHCDDRSKECERERQAHRVLQFQFKEMEETLRQAEALLTEVSELRMKSSSYCQEVSDLQEVLQWKEKKMAALERQREISDIVRIERDRLRDEVVRLRDLLKEHGVVVTSPEVSTNGETGQGEAEDDVSAETASRLAQEMSPAGRESMLGKVRKQQPAEGSELPQDDRKYNRCSQSRNAISTGDQTKMEALKQVKGFVEQAREQTEKQPRRNKNARKLPRNRGSEKDPTKKFDIRRQGKTLFTKQPMEIELGTCEPKSSVARFIVVTQDNSSERPECSSERPECSSERPECSSERPECSSERPECSSELLECSSGLPECSSGLLECSSGLPECSSELLECSSGLPECCFELPECSSERPECNDQTDTSKSSIKLVPGEMWKDWSSLKNKIRSMLKGFVEKQSCAAKISRKFPDVPESLNRWISDFVDLAAEDEVPLEDLTAGSKRTADPESEAQSAAGHSTIVKDRSVSEMFEVASLEVHPQTYPRKVCEDVQEPRASADQDATGSTSGGIPRMYNFSLKVTESSPEETPGANSVDIEDEKQSQSDPAVMSWSEEIVFVEFYFAEPAKPKRVPVEEVVETQLSRRRTLSTNSQSSTVKRLLEMTADEIKAMAVPELLLMSLQEGIIEDQCIVESKGSTAEDQEELSVGDLDSCEEAAAMQQQPAVEAVVGDVSEASSVKNLSKRRGFGLRSRKYEHKTDCKIS
- the lrrfip1b gene encoding uncharacterized protein lrrfip1b isoform X3, which codes for MGTQGPGRKRTPNREKLTAEDDALNQIAREAEARLAAKRAARAEARDIRMKELERQQKELSHSHKRYYGLDNKWGHIEQWMEDSERYSRPSRRHASMSDDEERMSVGSRGSLRPSDYSGFFGSGSRTSSRASSARASPVVEERPDRDFADKGSRTASTLSAATLASLGGASSRRGSCDTSFSVETEASIRDMKDSLAESEEKYRKAMVSIAQLHNEKSALMYQVETLKEELGDTEELLWESRRHCDDRSKECERERQAHRVLQFQFKEMEETLRQAEALLTEVSELRMKSSSYCQEVSDLQEVLQWKEKKMAALERQREISDIVRIERDRLRDEVVRLRDLLKEHGVVVTSPEVSTNGETGQGEAEDDVSAETASRLAQEMSPAGRESMLGKVRKQQPAEGSELPQDDRKYNRCSQSRNAISTGDQTKMEALKQVKGFVEQAREQTEKQPRRNKNARKLPRNRGSEKDPTKKFDIRRQGKTLFTKQPMEIELGTCEPKSSVARFIVVTQDNSSERPECSSERPECSSERPECSSERPECSSERPECSSELLECSSGLPECSSGLLECSSGLPECSSELLECSSGLPECCFELPECSSERPECNDQTDTSKSSIKLVPGEMWKDWSSLKNKIRSMLKGFVEKQSCAAKISRKFPDVPESLNRWISDFVDLAAEDEVPLEDLTAGSKRTADPESEAQSAAGHSTIVKDRSVSEMFEVASLEPRASADQDATGSTSGGIPRMYNFSLKVTESSPEETPGANSVDIEDEKQSQSDPAVMSWSEEIVFVEFYFAEPAKPKRVPVEEVVETQLSRRRTLSTNSQSSTVKRLLEMTADEIKAMAVPELLLMSLQEGIIEDQCIVESKGSTAEDQEELSVGDLDSCEEAAAMQQQPAVEAVVGDVSEASSVKNLSKRRGFGLRSRKYEHKTDCKIS
- the lrrfip1b gene encoding uncharacterized protein lrrfip1b isoform X12; the protein is MFGSSYFSLMSDDEERMSVGSRGSLRVEERPDRDFADKGSRTASTLSAATLASLGGASSRRGSCDTSFSVETEASIRDMKDSLAESEEKYRKAMVSIAQLHNEKSALMYQVETLKEELGDTEELLWESRRHCDDRSKECERERQAHRVLQFQFKEMEETLRQAEALLTEVSELRMKSSSYCQEVSDLQEVLQWKEKKMAALERQREISDIVRIERDRLRDEVVRLRDLLKEHGVVVTSPEVSTNGETGQGEAEDDVSAETASRLAQEMSPAGRESMLGKVRKQQPAEGSELPQDDRKYNRCSQSRNAISTGDQTKMEALKQVKGFVEQAREQTEKQPRRNKNARKLPRNRGSEKDPTKKFDIRRQGKTLFTKQPMEIELGTCEPKSSVARFIVVTQDNSSERPECSSERPECSSERPECSSERPECSSERPECSSELLECSSGLPECSSGLLECSSGLPECSSELLECSSGLPECCFELPECSSERPECNDQTDTSKSSIKLVPGEMWKDWSSLKNKIRSMLKGFVEKQSCAAKISRKFPDVPESLNRWISDFVDLAAEDEVPLEDLTAGSKRTADPESEAQSAAGHSTIVKDRSVSEMFEVASLEVHPQTYPRKVCEDVQEPRASADQDATGSTSGGIPRMYNFSLKVTESSPEETPGANSVDIEDEKQSQSDPAVMSWSEEIVFVEFYFAEPAKPKRVPVEEVVETQLSRRRTLSTNSQSSTVKRLLEMTADEIKAMAVPELLLMSLQEGIIEDQCIVESKGSTAEDQEELSVGDLDSCEEAAAMQQQPAVEAVVGDVSEASSVKNLSKRRGFGLRSRKYEHKTDCKIS